In a genomic window of Nostoc sp. UHCC 0870:
- a CDS encoding vWA domain-containing protein — MMSDRDYTLIIDKSGSMSTPDQVGGRSRWEIAQESTIALARKCEQFDPDGITVYVFSGRFKRYENVTTAKVAQIFLENDPSGTTNLAGVLQDALNNYFQRKAAGQAKPNGETILVITDGEPDDRKAVFEVIINATRQMERDEELGISMIQVGSDAQATKFLKALDDQLQSVGAKFDICDTVTLDDLEDMSLADVLMNAITD; from the coding sequence ATGATGAGCGATCGCGACTACACACTAATCATCGACAAAAGCGGTAGTATGTCTACCCCTGACCAAGTAGGTGGTAGAAGCCGATGGGAAATAGCCCAAGAGTCAACCATAGCCTTAGCTAGAAAGTGCGAACAGTTTGACCCAGATGGTATTACTGTTTATGTTTTTTCTGGCAGATTTAAACGTTATGAAAATGTAACTACAGCTAAAGTCGCCCAGATATTTTTAGAAAATGACCCATCCGGGACAACTAACTTAGCCGGTGTCCTCCAGGATGCACTCAATAATTACTTTCAACGCAAAGCTGCTGGCCAAGCTAAACCCAATGGGGAGACAATTTTAGTGATTACTGACGGCGAACCAGACGATCGCAAAGCAGTTTTTGAAGTTATCATCAATGCTACACGCCAGATGGAGCGTGACGAAGAATTGGGTATTTCCATGATTCAAGTAGGCTCAGATGCCCAAGCTACTAAGTTTCTCAAGGCTTTAGACGACCAGCTACAAAGTGTCGGTGCTAAATTCGATATTTGCGATACTGTCACCCTAGACGACTTAGAAGACATGAGTCTGGCAGATGTATTAATGAATGCAATCACTGACTAG
- a CDS encoding STM4011 family radical SAM protein has translation MHLKILYRGSLISCNYGCEYCPFAKKQQSAAELATDKQEIEKFVNWIAQNSHHEFSILFTPWGEALIHNWYQQALVKLTQMPHVNKAAIQTNLSCKLDWVEDCNQEKLALWATFHSDWVTCNKFLSQCLELNQRGINFSAGVVGFPEFKAQITYLRQNLPNHIYLWINAVKKELPNLSQEDRYFFQSIDPFYELNTQHYPSLGKTCRAGESLISVDGEGTIRRCHFIKSPIGNIYDYNWEDSLFERTCINETCHCHIGYVHLDYLELDKVFDSGILERIPHNWD, from the coding sequence ATGCACCTTAAAATTCTCTATCGCGGTTCATTAATCAGTTGCAACTACGGTTGTGAATATTGCCCTTTCGCCAAAAAGCAACAATCAGCCGCAGAATTAGCAACTGATAAACAAGAAATAGAAAAATTTGTTAATTGGATTGCTCAAAATTCACACCATGAATTTTCTATATTATTTACCCCTTGGGGAGAAGCCTTAATTCATAATTGGTATCAACAGGCATTAGTTAAACTAACCCAAATGCCTCATGTAAATAAAGCCGCAATCCAAACAAATCTTTCTTGTAAATTAGATTGGGTAGAAGATTGTAATCAAGAAAAACTTGCCTTATGGGCAACATTTCATTCAGATTGGGTGACGTGTAATAAATTCCTCTCCCAATGTCTAGAATTAAACCAGCGTGGCATTAATTTTAGTGCTGGAGTTGTCGGTTTTCCTGAATTCAAAGCACAAATTACCTATTTACGTCAAAACTTACCAAATCACATTTACTTATGGATTAATGCAGTTAAAAAAGAGCTACCAAATTTATCACAGGAAGATAGATATTTTTTTCAATCTATCGACCCATTCTATGAACTAAATACTCAACATTATCCCAGTTTAGGTAAAACTTGCCGTGCTGGTGAATCATTGATTTCTGTTGATGGTGAGGGGACAATTAGACGCTGCCACTTTATCAAATCACCCATTGGTAATATTTATGATTATAACTGGGAAGATTCACTATTTGAACGTACTTGCATTAATGAAACCTGCCATTGTCATATAGGTTATGTTCACCTAGATTATTTAGAGTTAGATAAAGTATTTGATTCTGGTATTTTAGAGCGTATTCCGCATAATTGGGATTAG
- a CDS encoding STM4012 family radical SAM protein, with protein sequence MLNQLLKQSPYQAYVYSYPHKTAYRPLNPTINLSQIWTKQNKQSLFLYIHIPFCEMRCGFCNLFTTVTHNEDFVTQYIHTIQRQAQRVKATLGKASFSRFALGGGTPTQLPIHHLETILNIAEETMGANLQHIPVSVEMSPETADKNKLQLLRDRGVDRASIGVQSFIESEVLATQRRQTTPQVEAALTRMREAGFSTINIDLIYGLPGQTVDTWLQSIRSALRFQPEEIYLYPLYIRPLTGLGRSDKEWDDIRISSYREGRSLLISEGYTQISMRMFQRISPLSPASPVYCCQADGMVGIGCGARSYTDTLHYSNEYAVGSKEVRDILQAYIQTPDETFDYATYGFQLNIEEQHRRYILLSLLSNEGINLTAYQQRFQSNIYTDFPELTQLIDLQLATQPKQILHLTEKGIEHSDTIGAWLFSEQVNQLMQTYNLK encoded by the coding sequence ATGCTCAACCAACTCCTAAAACAATCCCCCTATCAAGCCTACGTCTACTCCTACCCCCACAAAACAGCCTATCGACCCCTAAACCCAACCATCAACCTCAGTCAAATATGGACAAAACAAAATAAACAATCACTATTCCTCTACATTCACATCCCATTTTGTGAAATGCGCTGCGGATTTTGTAACCTATTCACCACAGTCACCCATAACGAAGACTTCGTTACCCAATACATCCACACCATTCAAAGACAAGCACAAAGAGTCAAAGCCACACTAGGAAAAGCATCCTTTAGCAGATTTGCATTAGGTGGCGGAACACCAACCCAGTTACCCATACACCACCTAGAAACAATACTCAACATAGCCGAAGAAACAATGGGTGCTAACTTACAGCACATCCCCGTTTCCGTCGAGATGTCACCAGAGACAGCCGATAAAAATAAATTACAACTATTGCGCGATCGCGGCGTTGATCGAGCTAGTATTGGCGTACAAAGTTTCATTGAATCAGAAGTTCTAGCCACCCAACGCCGCCAAACCACCCCCCAAGTAGAAGCCGCACTGACAAGAATGCGCGAAGCCGGCTTTTCCACAATTAACATTGACCTAATTTACGGACTACCCGGACAAACCGTAGATACATGGTTACAATCAATACGGTCTGCCTTACGCTTCCAACCAGAAGAGATTTATCTATATCCCTTATACATCCGACCCCTCACCGGTTTAGGACGCTCAGACAAAGAATGGGACGATATCCGTATATCATCTTACCGCGAAGGGCGATCGCTCCTCATCTCAGAAGGATACACCCAAATTTCCATGCGAATGTTCCAACGCATTTCTCCCCTATCTCCCGCCTCTCCCGTCTACTGCTGTCAAGCCGACGGTATGGTAGGAATAGGTTGCGGCGCACGTTCCTACACAGACACCTTGCATTATTCCAATGAATATGCGGTAGGTTCAAAAGAAGTCCGCGATATTTTGCAAGCCTATATACAAACACCCGATGAAACCTTCGACTACGCCACCTATGGCTTTCAATTAAATATTGAAGAACAGCATCGCCGCTACATTTTATTATCTCTCTTATCTAATGAAGGTATAAATCTCACCGCCTATCAGCAAAGATTCCAAAGCAATATCTATACTGATTTCCCCGAATTAACACAACTCATAGATTTGCAATTAGCCACACAACCAAAACAAATATTACATTTAACCGAAAAAGGAATTGAACATTCAGACACCATAGGTGCTTGGCTATTCTCAGAACAAGTCAACCAACTAATGCAAACCTACAACCTCAAATAA
- a CDS encoding STM4013/SEN3800 family hydrolase: MLDMNQIVGTHDIVFITFDTLRYDVAVNLLAQERTPNLAAVLPKTGWEERHSPGNFTYAAHQAFFAGFLPTPVKPGIHPRLFALGFEGSTTTTEQTCVLEGSNIVSGLATKGYHTACIGGVGFFNKLNPLGKVLPSLFAESHWSKELGVTNPNSTENQIKLAEKILKATPQTQRLFLFINISALHQPNYFYLPEAKTDTIASHAAALEYVDKHLIKLWEALKKRAATFCILSSDHGTTYGEQGYTGHRLSHPTVWTIPYAQLILPN; this comes from the coding sequence ATGCTTGACATGAATCAAATTGTCGGAACGCACGACATAGTATTTATCACATTCGACACTCTCCGTTATGACGTTGCAGTTAACTTGTTAGCACAAGAACGCACCCCCAACTTAGCCGCAGTATTACCCAAAACTGGCTGGGAAGAACGCCATTCCCCAGGAAACTTTACTTACGCTGCACATCAAGCCTTTTTTGCCGGCTTCTTACCCACACCAGTTAAACCTGGAATACACCCTAGATTATTTGCGTTGGGGTTTGAAGGTAGCACAACCACCACAGAGCAAACGTGTGTACTAGAAGGTTCTAACATTGTCAGTGGATTAGCCACTAAAGGATACCATACAGCGTGTATAGGTGGTGTCGGCTTCTTCAACAAACTCAACCCCTTGGGAAAAGTCCTACCTTCCTTATTTGCAGAAAGTCACTGGAGTAAAGAACTAGGTGTTACCAATCCCAACTCTACAGAAAATCAGATAAAACTAGCCGAAAAAATTCTCAAAGCAACACCCCAAACCCAACGCCTATTCTTATTCATTAATATTTCCGCACTACATCAACCAAACTACTTTTATCTCCCCGAAGCGAAAACAGACACCATCGCCTCCCACGCCGCCGCCTTAGAATACGTAGACAAACACCTAATCAAACTCTGGGAAGCACTAAAAAAACGCGCCGCCACCTTTTGCATCCTCAGTTCCGATCATGGCACAACCTACGGCGAACAAGGCTACACAGGCCATCGTCTCAGCCACCCCACAGTATGGACAATTCCCTACGCACAATTAATCCTCCCCAACTAA
- a CDS encoding STM4014 family protein, with product MFRFAQHDSFSIYARGLIFTPINLMFNCVIIANLENRRVGFMQQALAHFDLPPAIVVSYADLIAGRENLEKFNAPNTIIRFESPEKNFEVEKAIIAAGAEVPDIGNQQRISAKAAADLVFDKGRILYPRQWYLGWRYLLHQWEKQLLSPVMNHLHDISVMFDKPLCCDRFSLHNIPMPRSLGVIHHYEHLREQMQIQGLERVFIKLSHGSSASGVIAYRTNHHKESAITTVERVCQDGQTRLYNSRKIRHYTNHEEITDIINILTAEGVQVEEWLPKAQIQGHPFDVRVVVINGEAQHIVVRLGKSPMTNLHLGNERGDTAEFLAKVGHENWEKMKQTCEAAAALFPNSLYCGIDLLIFPDFHRHAILEINAFGDLLPGIFWKGLDTYTSEVQAVLERQTNA from the coding sequence ATGTTTCGCTTTGCTCAACATGACAGCTTCAGCATTTATGCAAGAGGTCTAATATTTACGCCTATTAACTTAATGTTTAACTGTGTCATCATCGCCAACCTGGAAAATCGTCGGGTTGGCTTTATGCAACAAGCACTAGCACATTTTGATTTACCACCTGCTATCGTTGTGTCTTATGCAGATTTGATTGCAGGTAGGGAGAACTTAGAAAAATTCAACGCGCCTAATACTATTATTCGGTTTGAGTCGCCAGAGAAAAACTTTGAGGTAGAGAAAGCCATAATTGCGGCTGGTGCGGAAGTTCCAGATATAGGTAATCAACAGCGTATTAGTGCTAAAGCTGCGGCTGATTTAGTGTTTGATAAAGGACGGATTCTTTACCCGCGACAGTGGTATTTAGGCTGGCGATATTTATTACATCAATGGGAAAAACAACTATTATCGCCAGTGATGAATCATCTCCATGATATTAGTGTGATGTTTGATAAGCCATTGTGTTGCGATCGCTTTTCTCTTCACAATATCCCAATGCCGCGTTCTTTGGGTGTAATTCATCACTATGAGCATTTAAGAGAACAGATGCAAATTCAGGGGTTGGAAAGAGTATTTATCAAATTATCTCACGGTTCATCCGCCTCTGGAGTAATTGCCTACCGGACTAATCACCACAAAGAATCAGCCATAACCACTGTAGAACGAGTCTGCCAAGATGGACAAACCCGACTTTACAACTCCCGTAAAATTCGTCACTATACCAACCACGAAGAAATTACCGACATTATTAATATATTGACGGCTGAAGGCGTGCAAGTAGAAGAATGGCTTCCCAAAGCACAAATTCAAGGACATCCATTTGATGTGCGTGTAGTTGTCATTAACGGAGAAGCACAGCACATAGTAGTCAGATTAGGCAAAAGTCCCATGACTAATCTACACCTAGGTAACGAACGGGGAGATACAGCAGAATTTTTAGCTAAAGTTGGACATGAGAACTGGGAGAAGATGAAGCAAACCTGTGAAGCCGCAGCCGCATTATTTCCTAACAGCTTATATTGCGGAATTGACTTATTAATTTTTCCAGACTTTCACCGCCATGCCATTTTAGAAATCAACGCCTTTGGTGATTTATTACCCGGAATTTTCTGGAAAGGGTTAGACACATACACAAGCGAAGTGCAAGCAGTTTTGGAGAGACAAACAAATGCTTGA
- a CDS encoding STM4015 family protein translates to MTDNQWHLQERLQKYPGYRGEYTTTFANRPVVEFDPEMGISDPVNTAYAIRCEYDDEENAVDKLAKLLQDDQASNLQALVFGLWDGDMPNGSSQGVIEALISAKDQLTSLQAVFIGDIHSEESEISWIIQSDISPILEAYPILEILQIRGGEGLAFSPFVGHDHLKALIIETGGLSSATINQICALNLPNLQHLELWLGSDNYGGDSSIVDLNPILIEQKFSNLVYLGLRNSEYSDDIAEALVRSPLLNTIRIIDLSMGTLSDAGAELLLKNPVVQQLDIINLSENYLSAEIINFVEEQQGNFHVQIMINGQRGEDEYDEERYCAVAE, encoded by the coding sequence ATGACAGACAATCAATGGCATCTTCAAGAACGGTTGCAGAAATATCCAGGTTATCGGGGTGAATATACTACCACCTTTGCAAACCGGCCAGTAGTAGAATTTGATCCAGAGATGGGAATCAGCGACCCTGTAAATACAGCTTATGCGATCAGATGTGAATATGATGATGAAGAAAACGCTGTAGATAAACTAGCAAAACTCCTGCAAGATGACCAAGCTAGTAACCTGCAAGCTTTGGTTTTTGGACTTTGGGATGGGGATATGCCTAACGGTAGTTCCCAGGGTGTAATTGAAGCCTTAATATCTGCCAAAGATCAGCTGACAAGTTTGCAAGCAGTATTTATTGGCGATATCCACTCCGAAGAGAGTGAAATTTCCTGGATTATACAGAGTGATATTAGCCCCATCTTAGAAGCTTACCCCATCTTAGAAATATTGCAAATCCGAGGCGGTGAGGGTTTAGCTTTTAGTCCCTTCGTTGGACATGATCATTTAAAAGCACTGATTATTGAAACTGGCGGTTTGAGTAGTGCAACGATTAACCAGATTTGCGCCTTGAACTTACCAAACTTACAGCATTTGGAATTATGGTTAGGTTCAGATAACTATGGTGGCGACTCCTCCATTGTAGACCTCAACCCTATACTGATTGAACAAAAGTTTTCTAATTTAGTTTATTTAGGGTTAAGAAATAGCGAATATTCTGATGATATTGCAGAAGCATTAGTACGTTCTCCCCTACTCAACACCATCAGAATTATTGATTTATCAATGGGAACTCTCAGCGATGCAGGTGCAGAGTTACTCTTGAAAAATCCTGTTGTACAGCAATTAGATATTATCAATTTGTCTGAGAACTATCTATCAGCAGAAATTATCAACTTTGTAGAAGAACAACAGGGAAATTTTCATGTTCAAATCATGATAAATGGACAAAGAGGAGAAGACGAATACGACGAAGAACGTTATTGTGCTGTTGCTGAGTGA
- a CDS encoding DUF5615 family PIN-like protein, whose product MSQIRFYLDEDAGKKSLANGLRNAGVDVITTVEANRVSSTDESQIIWATEQSYIIYTFNVGDFCRLHNAYLEQQKKHSGIVVAAKQSYSIGEQLRGLLNLVASMEAEEMVNQLVFLRSLLQ is encoded by the coding sequence GTGAGCCAAATTCGCTTTTATCTAGATGAAGATGCGGGAAAGAAATCATTAGCTAATGGTTTACGCAATGCTGGAGTCGATGTAATTACAACAGTTGAGGCAAATAGAGTTTCATCAACAGATGAGAGTCAAATAATTTGGGCAACGGAACAGAGTTATATTATTTATACTTTCAATGTTGGTGATTTTTGTCGATTGCATAACGCTTATCTCGAACAGCAAAAAAAGCATTCAGGTATTGTAGTTGCTGCCAAGCAGAGTTATTCCATCGGAGAACAGTTACGAGGTTTATTGAACTTAGTAGCCAGTATGGAAGCGGAGGAAATGGTGAATCAGTTGGTTTTCCTGCGATCGCTACTACAATAA
- a CDS encoding DUF433 domain-containing protein, whose product MVAIVDIGTLIVRTPEVCGGRPCIAGTRMTVQNIVMDSQAGLSGQDIVREYPHLSLAQVYAALAYYYANQEAMDQEIADYQAECDALETKWMSGNFA is encoded by the coding sequence ATGGTAGCAATAGTTGATATTGGCACTTTAATTGTCAGGACACCTGAAGTTTGTGGAGGTCGTCCTTGCATTGCTGGTACACGCATGACAGTTCAAAATATTGTCATGGATTCCCAAGCAGGCTTATCTGGTCAAGATATAGTGCGAGAATACCCACACTTATCTCTAGCTCAAGTTTATGCCGCTCTTGCCTATTACTATGCTAATCAAGAGGCAATGGATCAAGAAATTGCTGATTATCAAGCCGAATGTGATGCTCTTGAAACAAAGTGGATGTCAGGTAATTTTGCGTGA
- a CDS encoding NAD(P)H-quinone oxidoreductase subunit 4 produces the protein MMADGFPWLTAIILLPLVASLLIPVLPDKDGKLVRWYALGVAIADFVLMCYTFWRHYDASSPTFQLAENYAWIPQLGFSWAVSVDGISMPLVLLAGFVTTLAMLAAWQVDLKPRLFYFLMLVLYSAQIGVFVAQDLLLFFIMWEIELVPVYLLVSIWGGQKRRYAATKFLIYTAAASIFILIAGLAMALYGDNTTFDIVELGTKNYPLALELLLYAGLLIAFGVKLAIFPLHTWLPDAHGEASAPVSMILAGVLLKMGGYGLIRINLELLPDAHIYFAPVLATLGVINIIYGALNSFAQTHMKRRLAYSSVSHMGFVLLGIASFTDVGVSGAMLQMLSHGLIAAVLFFLAGVTYDRTHSMAMDNLGGIGQVMPKVFALFTAGAMASLALPGMSGFVSELQVFVGVTTSDIYNPTFCTVMVFLAAVGVILTPIYLLSMLRQVFYGNGAELSCNINNSAYENQEDEGTACFGTDCLLPSQAVYRDASVREVFIAACFLVLIIGVGVYPKIATQMYDVKTVAINTQVRQAYTQIAQANPGIYAKGFISPKITEPEVVAVSGIIK, from the coding sequence ATGATGGCTGATGGATTTCCTTGGCTAACCGCGATTATTCTACTGCCACTCGTTGCTTCCTTGCTCATCCCCGTGTTGCCAGATAAAGATGGCAAGCTGGTGCGATGGTATGCCCTAGGTGTAGCGATCGCGGATTTTGTTTTGATGTGCTACACTTTTTGGCGGCATTACGATGCTAGCAGTCCGACTTTTCAACTTGCGGAGAATTATGCCTGGATACCTCAGTTAGGCTTTAGCTGGGCTGTTTCAGTTGATGGCATCTCGATGCCCCTTGTACTGCTGGCTGGATTTGTCACAACCCTAGCGATGTTGGCTGCATGGCAGGTTGACCTGAAACCGCGCCTGTTTTATTTCTTAATGTTGGTGCTGTATTCGGCACAAATAGGGGTATTCGTTGCCCAAGACTTACTATTGTTCTTTATTATGTGGGAAATAGAACTAGTTCCCGTATATCTACTAGTATCTATTTGGGGCGGTCAAAAACGCCGCTATGCTGCCACAAAATTCTTAATCTACACAGCAGCAGCTTCCATTTTTATTCTCATAGCTGGGCTAGCAATGGCTCTCTATGGTGACAACACCACCTTTGATATTGTGGAACTGGGTACGAAAAATTACCCCCTAGCTTTAGAGTTATTACTCTACGCCGGATTGTTAATCGCTTTTGGTGTGAAGCTGGCGATTTTCCCCCTACATACCTGGTTGCCTGATGCCCACGGTGAAGCGTCTGCTCCCGTATCAATGATTTTGGCAGGTGTACTGTTAAAAATGGGCGGATATGGACTAATCCGCATCAATTTAGAACTCCTGCCCGATGCCCATATTTACTTTGCACCAGTCTTAGCAACTTTGGGTGTCATCAATATTATTTACGGTGCTTTAAACTCCTTTGCCCAAACCCACATGAAACGCCGCCTTGCCTATTCCTCAGTGTCTCACATGGGATTTGTGCTGTTGGGTATCGCTTCCTTTACCGATGTGGGTGTAAGTGGTGCGATGCTGCAAATGCTGTCTCACGGGTTAATTGCTGCCGTGTTGTTCTTCCTGGCTGGTGTCACTTATGACCGCACCCACTCAATGGCTATGGACAATCTGGGTGGTATTGGTCAAGTTATGCCTAAAGTATTTGCCCTGTTTACCGCCGGCGCAATGGCTTCCTTAGCACTCCCTGGGATGAGTGGCTTTGTGAGTGAACTTCAGGTATTTGTCGGTGTCACCACTAGCGACATCTACAATCCTACCTTCTGCACGGTGATGGTATTCCTCGCCGCCGTGGGAGTTATCCTCACACCAATTTATCTACTGTCGATGTTAAGACAGGTATTTTACGGTAATGGTGCAGAACTCTCCTGCAACATTAATAATTCAGCTTACGAAAACCAAGAAGACGAAGGAACAGCTTGTTTTGGTACAGACTGCTTACTACCTAGCCAAGCAGTATATAGAGATGCCAGCGTCAGGGAAGTTTTTATCGCCGCCTGCTTCTTGGTATTGATTATTGGTGTTGGTGTTTATCCCAAGATAGCGACCCAGATGTACGATGTGAAGACTGTAGCTATCAATACTCAGGTACGTCAAGCTTATACTCAAATTGCCCAAGCTAATCCCGGAATATATGCGAAGGGATTTATTTCCCCCAAAATCACAGAACCTGAAGTGGTGGCTGTGTCGGGAATTATCAAATAA
- a CDS encoding HlyD family efflux transporter periplasmic adaptor subunit: protein MNTLPRQENNFWHQSTEPIPEQLPMLEANEFLPHIGKWTTIGVGVVLSIFVAGVALTSVLKYNVTVKVPATIRPVGDIKLVQSLISGKIEKIAVTENQTVAPGEAIAYIDSSRLQNQKSQLTNVIQQSQLQFNKIDAQLREIDTQIAAQTNLNSRIAIAAQAELSGAQRNYTDQQITAMADMGQAQAALTLARVQRDRLQRENLLKATIQETTAALELAKAQRDRLQREKLLTTNIQEAETALKLAREQRDRLQREKLLTATVGETEAALELAKAQRDRLQREKLLTKNIQEAEAALNLAIVQRNRMQPIVASGAIARNVYEEKEQAVISAEVKLEQAKANAKNLLEEKVQAVISAEAKLEQAKANAKNLLEEKEQAVISAEAKLEQAKANAKNLLEEKEQAVISAEAKLEQAKANAKNLLEEKEQALTTAQTNVVKANTALNPSNAPVTVASERIKQEQAKGEATLAALNKERETLLQQRLQFQTQLDRTRKELQQTDNDINQSVIRAPIAGTVLQLNLRNSGQVVQPSEAIAQIAPINAPILIKANIQSQDVNKVKPGQQVQMRVSACPYPDYGTLRGTVKTIAPDALPIANNTSLPSPPKAGYEVIIEPQTPYVGRGARQCQLKSGMEGQADIISRQETVLHFILRKARLIADM from the coding sequence GTGAACACTTTACCCCGCCAAGAAAATAATTTTTGGCATCAGTCAACTGAGCCGATTCCAGAGCAACTTCCTATGCTAGAAGCTAACGAGTTTCTTCCCCATATTGGTAAGTGGACAACTATCGGCGTAGGGGTAGTATTAAGTATCTTTGTAGCTGGGGTTGCTCTCACATCTGTTCTGAAATACAACGTGACTGTTAAAGTCCCTGCAACTATTCGTCCTGTAGGAGACATTAAGCTTGTACAGTCCCTCATTAGTGGCAAAATTGAAAAAATTGCTGTGACAGAAAATCAAACAGTAGCACCTGGAGAAGCTATTGCTTATATTGATAGTTCCCGCCTGCAAAATCAAAAGAGTCAACTAACAAATGTCATTCAGCAGAGTCAATTACAATTCAATAAAATTGATGCTCAGTTGCGAGAAATAGATACTCAAATTGCTGCACAAACAAACTTAAATAGCCGGATTGCGATCGCTGCACAAGCTGAACTCAGTGGCGCACAACGCAACTATACAGATCAGCAAATTACAGCTATGGCTGATATGGGACAGGCGCAAGCCGCCTTAACACTAGCTAGGGTACAACGCGATCGCCTGCAACGCGAAAACCTCTTGAAAGCCACAATCCAAGAAACGACAGCCGCCTTGGAATTAGCCAAAGCGCAACGCGATCGCCTACAACGGGAAAAACTCTTAACAACAAATATCCAAGAAGCCGAAACTGCCTTAAAGTTAGCGAGAGAACAGCGCGATCGCCTGCAACGGGAAAAACTCTTAACGGCGACAGTGGGGGAAACAGAAGCAGCCTTGGAATTAGCCAAAGCACAACGCGATCGCCTGCAACGGGAAAAGCTCTTAACAAAAAATATCCAAGAAGCCGAGGCCGCCTTGAATTTAGCTATAGTACAGCGAAACAGAATGCAGCCGATAGTTGCATCAGGGGCGATCGCTCGCAATGTATATGAAGAAAAAGAACAAGCCGTAATTTCTGCCGAGGTGAAGCTAGAACAAGCCAAAGCTAACGCTAAAAATCTCCTAGAAGAAAAAGTACAAGCGGTAATTTCCGCCGAAGCCAAACTAGAACAAGCCAAAGCTAATGCTAAAAATCTCCTAGAAGAGAAAGAACAAGCGGTAATTTCCGCCGAAGCCAAACTAGAACAAGCCAAAGCTAATGCTAAAAATCTCCTAGAAGAGAAAGAACAAGCAGTAATTTCGGCTGAGGCGAAGCTAGAACAAGCCAAAGCTAATGCTAAAAATCTCCTGGAAGAGAAAGAACAAGCTTTAACAACTGCACAAACCAACGTAGTTAAAGCTAACACTGCCCTTAATCCCAGTAATGCCCCTGTTACTGTCGCATCTGAACGAATTAAACAAGAACAGGCTAAAGGTGAGGCTACCTTAGCGGCTTTAAATAAAGAAAGAGAAACACTGCTACAACAACGCCTACAATTCCAAACACAACTAGATAGAACTCGCAAAGAACTACAACAAACTGACAACGACATCAATCAGAGTGTGATTCGCGCACCCATTGCGGGGACAGTGTTGCAGTTGAATTTGCGTAACTCCGGCCAGGTAGTGCAACCGAGTGAAGCGATCGCTCAAATTGCTCCCATTAATGCCCCCATACTCATTAAAGCTAATATCCAGTCTCAAGACGTTAACAAAGTCAAACCCGGTCAACAAGTCCAGATGCGGGTTTCTGCTTGCCCTTATCCAGACTACGGCACTCTTAGAGGCACTGTGAAAACCATTGCACCTGATGCCCTACCCATTGCCAACAATACCTCATTACCCAGCCCTCCCAAAGCTGGCTATGAAGTCATTATTGAACCTCAAACCCCCTACGTTGGTAGAGGCGCAAGGCAATGTCAACTCAAATCAGGTATGGAAGGACAAGCCGATATTATCTCCCGCCAAGAAACTGTCCTGCACTTTATTCTCCGCAAAGCCAGATTAATTGCAGATATGTAG